The Gemmatimonadota bacterium DH-78 region CCACTCACCGGAGCGCACCGATTCGACCGTGGCGGTCCAGCTGGAGGAGGAACTCGCGCGCACGAAACAGCGCCTGCAGATCGTGATCGAGGAGTACGAGACGACCAACGAAGACCTCAAGGCCTCGAACGAAGAGCTCCAGTCGATGAACGAGGAGCTTCGCTCGGCCACCGAGGAACTCGAGACCGGTCGCGAGGAGCTCCAGTCCATGAATCAGGAGCTCGTGACGGTGAATCACGAGCTCCGCGCGAAGATCGAGCAGCTGGCCCAGGCCAACAGCGATCTCGACAATCTCATGGCCGCGAACGAGGTCGGCACCCTGTTCCTCGATCGCGAACTCCGCATTCAGCGCTTCACCCCTCAGGCGGCCGCGATCTTTCGGCTCCAGCCCTCCGACGTGGGCCGCCCGCTCGCCGAGATGGCCACCCATCTCAAGCCCCACGACGTCGTGGGTCTGGCGCGGCAGGTGCTCGACGATCTCGTGCCCGTGGAGGTCGAACAGCGCCGCGAGGGGGGAGGCGACTACCTGACGCGCGTGCGCCCGTACCGCACGCGTCGAGACCAGATCGCCGGGGTCGTTCTGACGGTGCTCGACGTGACCGACCTCAAGGAGGCCCAGCGGCGAGCGCGCTTCCAGGCCAACGTCCTGGCTCAGGTGAGCGATGCCGTGATCGCGGTCGACATGGACAGCCGGATCATCTACCTCAACTCCAGCGCAGGCACGCGTCTCGAGATCGATCCGGCGTCGGCCGAAGGGAAGCCGCTGCGGCAGATCGTCGACATCGAGTACCGTGCGGGGCACAGTCGGGAGTCGGCGTTGCGCGCGTTGGCCACCGAGGGTGCCTGGAACGGAGAGGTGGTCTACACCACCCGGAGCGGGCGTCGACTCGATCTCGACGTCAACGCGACCATGCTGCACGGGGCCGATGGCGAGCGGATCGGCTCCCTGGCGATCCTGCGCGACATCACGGCGCATCGGGAGGCGGAGAAGCGGGCGCGACAGCAGGAGCAGTACCTGACCACCACCCTCCGAAACGCACCCATCAAGGCCGCGATCGTCGACACCGACTTCCGCTATCGCTGGACCTACAACATCCACCCCACGATCGAGCCGGCCGCTCTCGTGGGACGTCGCGACGAGGAGATCTTCGACGCCGCGGAGGCCGGCGAACTCATCGGCCTCAAGCGACAGGTGCTGCGCACGGGAGAGGGGGTACGGCAGGAGGTCTCGGTCCGCCTCGACGGAGAGACGCGCATTCTCGACGTCACCATCGATCCGTTGACCGACCACGAGGGCACGATCGTCGGCCTCACGAAGGCGGCGCTCGACATCACGGAGCAGAAGCGCGCCGAAGAGGATCTCCGCATCGCGAAGGCGGCGGCCGAGACGGCCAACGAAGCGAAGAGCTCGTTTCTCGCCGCGATGAGTCACGAACTGCGGACGCCGCTGAACGCCATCATCGGCTACCTCGACCTGATGCAGGCCGGCATTCCCGACCGGCTCACCGAGCCGCAGGAGCACCAGGTCGAACGGATTCAGGTGAGTGCCCGCCACCTGCTGCAGCTGATCGAAGAGGTGCTTCAGTTCGCGCGCCTCGACGCCGCCCGCGAGACGGTGCAGTGGGCACCGGTGCGGGTCGGCGATCTCACGCAGGAGATCCAGGCGATTCTCGAGCCCCTCGCGGCGGAGAAGGGGCTCGAACTGGAGATCGACGCCAGCGCGGCGCCCGACGTGCTCACCACCGACCCCAGAAAGGTGCGACAGATCCTGCTGAACCTGCTGGGCAACGCGGTCAAGTTCACCCACCATGGGCGGGTGGGGCTGATCGTGGACGAGGTCGAGGCGGGAGTCCGGTTTCAGATCGCCGACACCGGCATCGGCATGAACGCCGAACAGCTGGACCATGTGTTCGAAGCGTTCTGGCGCGCCGATGACGAGAATCCGGTGGCCGAGGGCACGGGTCTCGGACTCACCATCAGCAAGCGATACGCCCGGCTTCTCGGTGGCGACGTGACCGCCGCGAGTGCGCCGGGGGAGGGAAGCGTGTTCACCCTCATCGCGCCCGACCGGGCGAGCGAGGGGCCGGTGGACTGAGGCGGATCAGCCCACCTCCACGACAGGCAGGTCGTCGGGCTCGTCCGCCGGCGGCACCGCGAACACCCTGTCGCGGCCCGCGGGTTGCACGGGGTATCCTCCCGTGAAGCCCCCGAAGGCGGGAAGCACCAGCACCGGGTCGCTCCACCAGAAACAGCGGGGCCGCAGCCCGGCGCCGCGGCCACCCTCGCGGAGTCGCACCACCGGGTGCAGGTGACCCGCGAGCACGAGCCGCCCGTCGTGCGACGCTCCCGACGCCGGCGGCTCGTGGCGCGCCTCCACCGGGCCGAGCCCCACCGGTCCCTCCACCACCTCGAGCCCCCATCGGGACGGCACGAGCAGTGGCCGATCGTGGTTGCCGAGCACCAGGGTGATCGATCCCACGGCGGCGCGGGCGCGCCACGCGGCGAAGCGCTCCACCACCTCGGGCGCGAGCCCACCGGCGGCGTGCACCAGATCGCCGAGGATGACGAGCCGCCGGAGGCCGTGGTCGGCGATCACCGCGTCGAGCCGGCGGAGATCCCGTGCCTCCTCGCCCTCCGGCACGGCCAGACCGCGCCGTCGGAAGAGGGTGCTCTTGCCCAGATGGAGGTCGGCCACGAAGCCCACCCGTGCGTCGGGGATCACCACGCTTCCACGCGGGTCGAGCACGAGCGGCACGCCGGC contains the following coding sequences:
- a CDS encoding chemotaxis protein CheB → MSDDAPPDQPPRIVGLGASAGGLAATRAFLEALPANPGMAFVLVQHLSPDHDSEMARLLRSATSLPVDEIEDGVEVRPDRVYTIPPGAQLRYEGGRLRLSAAEGTGGHVKAPIDGLFRSLAAEVGPDAACVVLSGTGTDGTLGLKAVKEAGGLTLVQDPADAEYDGMPRSALGSGLVDIRGSAPELARRLMAVRERAGATGLPATPDELARDESQTLLRLLAQLRARTGHDFSGYKRASILRRLDRRMQILGADTLDAYLDLVRASPDELDTLLKNLLISVTNFFRDPDAWMVIEQEVVPALFEGKGPRDSVRVWVPGCATGEEAYTIAILLLEHARTLGAAPSIQVFATDIDMDALRFAREGVYPESIAADVSPERLDTFFEAEGDRFSLRAQVRESVLFAPHNLLGDPPFSRQDLISCRNLLIYLDRELQNDVFELFHYALNPGGRVLLGMSESAESANHLLETVDKHIRLYRRVDTPPKVPRLHGATHPVTGPFRGLLPRGGAARSVIDRYREHLIRSRVPASVLVGTDYEILHVAGDAARFLREAPGVPSHDLLDKVLPDLRIELRSALFQALESGDSVRTRVREVMMGGVPTQVVLEVTPLAAHGFESAHLEVVFHATVVTRDTRHSPERTDSTVAVQLEEELARTKQRLQIVIEEYETTNEDLKASNEELQSMNEELRSATEELETGREELQSMNQELVTVNHELRAKIEQLAQANSDLDNLMAANEVGTLFLDRELRIQRFTPQAAAIFRLQPSDVGRPLAEMATHLKPHDVVGLARQVLDDLVPVEVEQRREGGGDYLTRVRPYRTRRDQIAGVVLTVLDVTDLKEAQRRARFQANVLAQVSDAVIAVDMDSRIIYLNSSAGTRLEIDPASAEGKPLRQIVDIEYRAGHSRESALRALATEGAWNGEVVYTTRSGRRLDLDVNATMLHGADGERIGSLAILRDITAHREAEKRARQQEQYLTTTLRNAPIKAAIVDTDFRYRWTYNIHPTIEPAALVGRRDEEIFDAAEAGELIGLKRQVLRTGEGVRQEVSVRLDGETRILDVTIDPLTDHEGTIVGLTKAALDITEQKRAEEDLRIAKAAAETANEAKSSFLAAMSHELRTPLNAIIGYLDLMQAGIPDRLTEPQEHQVERIQVSARHLLQLIEEVLQFARLDAARETVQWAPVRVGDLTQEIQAILEPLAAEKGLELEIDASAAPDVLTTDPRKVRQILLNLLGNAVKFTHHGRVGLIVDEVEAGVRFQIADTGIGMNAEQLDHVFEAFWRADDENPVAEGTGLGLTISKRYARLLGGDVTAASAPGEGSVFTLIAPDRASEGPVD
- the pdeM gene encoding ligase-associated DNA damage response endonuclease PdeM, which encodes MSSTGLGVTLAGVPLVLDPRGSVVIPDARVGFVADLHLGKSTLFRRRGLAVPEGEEARDLRRLDAVIADHGLRRLVILGDLVHAAGGLAPEVVERFAAWRARAAVGSITLVLGNHDRPLLVPSRWGLEVVEGPVGLGPVEARHEPPASGASHDGRLVLAGHLHPVVRLREGGRGAGLRPRCFWWSDPVLVLPAFGGFTGGYPVQPAGRDRVFAVPPADEPDDLPVVEVG